A genomic segment from Nematostella vectensis chromosome 6, jaNemVect1.1, whole genome shotgun sequence encodes:
- the LOC5507473 gene encoding octopamine receptor beta-2R: MDERTQDVIFWCISGMIGIVIVTANFVTLLVFLWDSQLRRRFMNIFLASLSIADLLMGVLIIPGYATFCKVENTSLHTCWFLTGTKDYVFSTTSLNMLAICYDRYYAVLKPLYYAATINRRRVTCILIFVWVIPAIMTSVRCAWRYCELNYSKQFLDTVYDNVLLCVVFIIPLVIIITTNALIIHAIKKQKKMISSLGNSPAKIHKQHSTKPCDKNNVATKLTSIPKIPSARVGANGTRTCISVVSVYVMAWLPRTVYNLMKLSDEQVSPVLVRMSLLFLFLQSAVDPFIYTYYRRDFSDAVKKLVRCAICQ; this comes from the coding sequence ATGGATGAACGGACGCAAGATGTGATATTTTGGTGCATTAGCGGAATGATTGGCATCGTCATAGTCACCGCTAACTTTGTAACCTTACTGGTCTTCCTGTGGGATTCGCAGCTCAGGCGTCGATTTATGAACATTTTCCTCGCGAGTCTAAGTATCGCAGATTTACTCATGGGTGTGCTTATCATTCCTGGCTACGCGACTTTCTGCAAAGTGGAAAATACTTCACTGCATACGTGCTGGTTCTTGACAGGCACCAAAGACTACGTATTTAGCACTACAAGTCTAAACATGCTGGCAATATGCTACGACCGATATTACGCAGTCCTTAAACCATTATACTATGCTGCTACCATCAACAGGCGGAGGGTCACATGTATCTTAATATTTGTCTGGGTTATCCCGGCAATAATGACTTCGGTGCGATGTGCATGGCGCTATTGCGAACTTAACTACAGCAAGCAATTCCTAGATACTGTTTACGACAACGTGTTGTTGTGCGTGGTGTTCATCATCCCCCTTGTCATAATAATCACGACAAATGCTCTAATCATTCACGCgatcaaaaaacaaaaaaagatgatCAGCAGCCTTGGAAATAGCCCAGCAAAAATCCACAAACAACACTCAACAAAACCTTGCGATAAAAACAATGTGGCGACCAAATTAACATCTATACCCAAGATTCCAAGCGCGCGTGTGGGCGCCAATGGGACGAGGACATGCATCAGTGTAGTGAGTGTGTACGTGATGGCTTGGCTCCCGAGGACTGTTTATAACCTGATGAAACTGTCTGACGAACAAGTCAGTCCGGTTTTAGTGAGAATGTCTTTGTTGTTTCTGTTTCTGCAGTCAGCAGTGGATCCATTTATATACACGTATTATAGGCGAGACTTCAGTGACGCTGTTAAGAAGCTTGTGCGATGCGCTATTTGTCAGTGA
- the LOC5507471 gene encoding contactin-associated protein-like 2 → MKFKPPTAQLNILQRIGGSPESIDWRQVYPTTCRDIKYADPSAISGEYTLVLNGSQPMAVLCDMTAHDGRGVTMVGHDSEARSHVKAGEGPGSYRRDVTYTGVTVTQLKTLTSMSTYCEQFLKYECTGSILYSNTQKRWYAWWVSLDGVKQYTWGGAPRGSDKCACAVTDSCIGNSRCNCDGNYRGWTEDSVMVTFKDLLPLLQLRFGDTHLNGPEQGYHTLGKLMCY, encoded by the exons ATGAAGTTTAAACCGCCAACTGCACAGTTAAACATTCTCCAAAGAATAGGAGGCTCTCCTGAGTCCATCGATTGGAGACAAGTTTATC CTACAACGTGCCGGGATATCAAGTACGCAGACCCGTCTGCTATTAGTGGCGAATACACCCTTGTCCTAAACGGTAGCCAGCCAATGGCAGTGCTCTGTGACATGACGGCGCACGACGGCAGAGGCGTGACGATGGTGGGCCACGACAGTGAGGCGCGAAGTCACGTCAAGGCAGGTGAGGGTCCAGGTAGCTACAGGCGTGACGTGACATATACAGGGGTGACTGTCACGCAACTGAAGACATTGACCAGCATGTCCACGTACTGCGAGCAATTCCTGAAATACGAATGCACCGGCTCGATTCTCTATAGCAACACACAGAAACGATGGTATGCCTGGTGGGTATCACTTGACGGGGTAAAACAGTATACGTGGGGAGGCGCGCCCAGGGGAAGTGacaagtgcgcatgcgctgtCACCGATTCGTGTATTGGGAATAGTAGATGTAATTGCGACGGTAATTACAGAGGGTGGACCGAAGATAGCGTTATGGTCACATTCAAAGATCTACTCCCTCTGCTTCAACTGCGGTTTGGCGACACACACTTGAACGGGCCTGAACAAGGTTATCACACCCTTGGCAAGCTCATGTGTTACTGA